In one Oryza glaberrima chromosome 2, OglaRS2, whole genome shotgun sequence genomic region, the following are encoded:
- the LOC127761836 gene encoding uncharacterized protein LOC127761836: MSPATAATAGCHHLLLPTASRPCGAPPRRLARGAAAAAAAAGHVSVVGRRPLEEVYKVRVERGAAARERAEALRAMETWSTWRTGGRCRMPWDWHVDQLVYIVSGEVRVLPAEATTGEEYMHFVAGDLVRYPKWFEADLYFDGPYEERYRFLAYGDDN, translated from the coding sequence ATGAGTCCTGCCACCGCAGCCACGGCCGgatgccaccacctcctcctccccacggCGAGCCGGCCATGCGGCGCGCCTCCTCGACGGCTAGCACGAGGcgccgcagcggcagcggcagcagccggGCACGTGTCGGTGGTGGGTCGGCGGCCGCTGGAGGAGGTATACAAGGTGCGGGtggagcgcggcgcggcggcgcgggagcgggcggAGGCGCTGCGGGCGATGGAGACGTGGTCCACGTGGCGGACGGGCGGGCGGTGCCGGATGCCCTGGGACTGGCACGTGGACCAGCTCGTCTACATCGTCTCCGGCGAGGTCCGCGTGCTCCCGGCCGAGGCCACCACCGGCGAGGAGTACATGCacttcgtcgccggcgacctcgtccGGTACCCCAAGTGGTTCGAGGCCGACCTGTACTTCGACGGGCCTTACGAGGAGCGCTACCGATTCCTCGCCTATGGGGATGACAACTGA
- the LOC127764421 gene encoding beta-1,3-galactosyltransferase pvg3-like, with the protein MELHLKPAKAPAIRLRLSIISLAPPNCTHLQFNSQQSLDHKESFLNRSSSDDEDDDDCVELELLPAMPPAKSSKHGFPKLSVSSKALVLLPLLLLGFIYLFVYPKEFELQALMMSSCGPTTAAGAYTAAPRRLAGEPPASRKPDFRLLIGVLTRADNYERRHLLRMVYGLQLAAGDLTAHVDVRFVFCRLYKDDQRVLVPLEILRHGDIIVLDECEENLNGGKTYAFFSAAARLYADDPYDYVMKADDDIFLRLPRLLASLGAMPREDAYYGATIPCGSMDPFREYMSGMAYALSWDVVEWVATSDVPRNRTVGPEDRMTGQWLRLGGRGKNRFNAKPAMYDYPLPAPVDKCSHEFIPDTIAVHRLKDNPRWAETLKYFNFTKGLEPSKFYKIN; encoded by the coding sequence ATGGAGCTCCATCTCAAACCGGCCAAAGCACCGGCGATCCGCCTCCGCCTTAGCATCATATCACTCGCGCCACCCAATTGCACGCATTTACAATTCAATTCACAGCAATCTCTGGATCACAAGGAGAGCTTCTTGAAtcgcagcagcagcgacgacgaagacgacgacgactgtgtcgagctcgagctcttgCCTGCCATGCCGCCGGCGAAGAGCTCTAAGCATGGCTTCCCCAAGCTGTCGGTGTCAAGCAAGGCGCtggtgctgctgccgctgctgctcctcgGGTTCATCTACCTCTTCGTCTACCCCAAGGAGTTCGAGCTGCAGGCGCTCATGATGAGCTCGTGcgggccgacgacggcggcgggggcgtacacggcggcgccgcgccgcctcgccggggAGCCACCGGCGTCGCGGAAGCCCGACTTCCGCCTCCTCATCGGCGTGCTCACCCGCGCCGACAACTACGAGCGCCGGCACCTCCTTCGCATGGTGTACGGcctccagctcgccgccggcgacctgaCCGCGCACGTCGACGTCCGCTTCGTCTTCTGCCGCCTCTACAAGGACGACCAGCGCGTCCTCGTCCCGCTCGAGATCCTCCGCCACGGCGACATCATCGTCCTCGACGAGTGCGAGGAGAACCTCAACGGCGGCAAGACGTACGCCTTcttctccgcggcggcgcggctgtaCGCCGACGACCCCTACGACTACGTGATGAAGGCCGACGACGACATCTTCCTCCGGCTGCCGCGGCTGCTGGCCTCCCTGGGCGCGATGCCGCGGGAGGACGCGTACTACGGCGCCACCATCCCGTGCGGCAGCATGGACCCGTTCAGGGAGTACATGTCCGGCATGGCGTACGCGCTGTCGTGGGACGTCGTCGAGTGGGTGGCGACCTCCGACGTGCCGCGCAACCGCACCGTGGGGCCGGAGGACAGGATGACGGGGCAGTGGCTGCGGCTcggggggagagggaagaacaGGTTCAACGCCAAGCCGGCCATGTACGACTACCcgctgccggcgccggtggaCAAATGCTCGCACGAGTTTATCCCGGACACCATCGCCGTCCACCGCCTCAAGGACAACCCGCGCTGGGCCGAGACGCTCAAGTACTTCAACTTCACCAAGGGCCTCGAGCCCTCAAAGTTCTACAAGATAAACTAG
- the LOC127764503 gene encoding uncharacterized protein LOC127764503, whose protein sequence is MMAMKRLSFSLFLLPFLLLAFVYSLFFPGDFSILPSLAARCSNSVAATPANATGPAVDLRVLLGVVTRAEMYERRALLRLAYALQPAPARAVVDVRFFVCSLAREEDAVLVSLEIIAHGDVVVLNCTENMDDGKTHSYFSSLPALFADAPYDYVGKIDDDSYYRLASLADTLRDKPRRDLYHGFPAPCHADPRSQFMSGMGYIVSWDVAAWVAATEALRGDVKGPEDEVFGRWLRRGGKGRNRYGEETRMYDYLDGGMREGVNCFRHALVADTVVVHKLKDRLKWARTLKFFNATQGLKPSKLYHVDL, encoded by the coding sequence ATGATGGCCATGAAGAGGCTTTCTTTCTCCTTGTTCCTCCTCCCGTTCTTGCTCCTCGCGTTCGTCTactccctcttcttccccggCGACTTCAGTATCCTGCCATCTCTCGCCGCCAGGTGCAGCAACAgcgtggcggcgacgccggcgaacGCGACGGGGCCGGCGGTGGATCTGCGCGTGCTCCTCGGCGTGGTCACCCGGGCCGAGATGTACGAGCGGCGCGCGCTGCTCCGCCTGGCGTACGCGCTCCAGccggcgcccgcgcgcgccgtcgtcgacgtccgGTTCTTCGTGTGCAGCCTCGCCAGGGAGGAGGACGCCGTGCTGGTGTCGCTCGAGATCATCGCCCACGGCGACGTCGTGGTGCTCAACTGCACGGAGAACATGGACGACGGCAAGACGCACTCCTACTTCTCGTCCCTCCCGGCGCTGTTCGCCGACGCGCCGTACGACTACGTCGGCAAGATCGACGACGACTCGTACTACCGCCTGGCGTCGCTCGCCGACACGCTCCGCGACAAGCCGCGGCGCGACCTGTACCACGGGTTCCCGGCGCCGTGCCACGCCGACCCGAGGTCGCAGTTCATGTCGGGCATGGGGTACATCGTGTCGTGGGACGTGGCGGcgtgggtggcggcgacggaggcgctGCGGGGCGACGTGAAGGGGCCCGAGGACGAGGTGTTCGGCCGGTGGCTGCGCCGCGGCGGCAAGGGGAGGAACAGGTACGGCGAGGAGACGCGGATGTACGACTACCTCGACGGCGGGATGCGGGAGGGGGTGAACTGCTTCCGCCACGCGCTCGTGGCGGACACCGTCGTCGTGCACAAGCTCAAGGACCGCCTCAAGTGGGCGCGCACGCTCAAATTCTTCAACGCCACACAGGGGCTTAAGCCTTCCAAGCTGTACCATGTAGACCTGTGA
- the LOC127764440 gene encoding uncharacterized protein LOC127764440, producing MMAMKKSFSLLFFLPFLLLAIIYFVIFPNEFRLQSSLAACGDSAPATAADAVAKAAPDIRVLLGVLTRADKYERRALVRLAYALQPAPARAVVHVRFVVCNLTAEEDAALVGLEIAAYGDIIVLDCTENMDNGKTYTYFSAVPRLFAGEPYDYVGKTDDDTYYRLGALADALRDKPRRDAYYGFLTPCHADPRTQYMSGMGYVVSWDVAAWVAATPELQNDLKGPEDKLFGRWLRWGGRGRNVFGAEPRMYDYLDGGMRHGPTCFRHLLQADTVAVHKLKDNLKWARTLNFFNATEGHKASPLFHVDH from the coding sequence ATGATGGCCATGAAGAAGTCGTTTTCTCTACTGTTTTTCCTACCTTTCCTTCTCCTCGCCATCATCTACTTCGTTATCTTCCCCAACGAATTCAGGCTCCAATCCTCGCTCGCGGCGTGCGGCGAcagcgcgccggcgacggcggccgacgCGGTGGCGAAGGCGGCCCCGGACATCCGCGTGCTCCTCGGCGTGCTCACCCGCGCCGACAAGTACGAGCGGCGCGCGCTGGTCCGCCTCGCCTACGCGCTCCAGCCGGCGCCCGCCCGCGCCGTGGTCCACGTCCGGTTCGTCGTGTGCAACCTCACcgccgaggaggacgcggcgctGGTGGGGCTGGAGATCGCCGCGTACGGCGACATCATCGTGCTCGACTGCACGGAGAACATGGACAACGGCAAGACGTACACCTACTTCTCGGCCGTCCCGCGGCTGTTCGCCGGCGAGCCCTACGACTACGTCGGCAAGACGGACGACGACACCTACTACCGCCTGGGCGCGCTCGCCGACGCGCTCCGGGACAAGCCGCGGCGCGACGCGTACTACGGGTTCCTGACGCCGTGCCACGCCGACCCGAGGACGCAGTACATGTCCGGCATGGGGTACGTCGTGTCGTGGGACGTGGCGGcgtgggtggcggcgacgccggagcTCCAGAACGACCTGAAGGGGCCGGAGGACAAGCTGTTCGGCCGGTGGCTGCGGTGGGGTGGCAGGGGGAGGAACGTGTTCGGCGCGGAGCCGCGGATGTACGACTACCtcgacggcgggatgcggcacGGGCCGACGTGCTTCCGCCACCTGCTCCAGGCGGACACGGTCGCCGTCCACAAGCTCAAGGACAACCTGAAATGGGCGCGAACGCTCAACTTCTTCAACGCCACCGAGGGTCACAAGGCTTCCCCGCTGTTCCATGTGGACCACTAA